In Vicia villosa cultivar HV-30 ecotype Madison, WI unplaced genomic scaffold, Vvil1.0 ctg.001884F_1_1, whole genome shotgun sequence, the following are encoded in one genomic region:
- the LOC131636997 gene encoding uncharacterized protein LOC131636997 translates to MTQLIIWDEAPMANKWCFEALDKSLKDIMGTAEKPCEKIFGGKVVVFGGDFRQILPVVHRGTRSDIMHSTINASYIWEHCKVLTLTKNMCLISGSNSNNVEEIESFSKWILQVGDGKVSEPNDGYAEITIPNDFLLADFFDPIETIVKSTYPNLIENLTNPEFLQSRAILASTLEVVDEINDYITNLLPGDEKEYLSSDSIDRSEANDNEAFEHLTP, encoded by the exons ATGACTCAGTTGATCATATGGGATGAGGCTCCAATGGCTAACAAGTGGTGTTTCGAGGCTCTTGACAAATCATTGAAAGATATAATGGGTACAGCCGAGAAACCGTGTGAAAAGATTTTTGGAGGGAAGGTTGTTGTCTTTGGTGGTGATTTTAGACAAATTCTACCAGTTGTACATAGAGGTACAAGGTCTGATATAATGCATTCAACAATAAATGCCTCATATATCTGGGAACATTGCAAGGTTCTAACACTCACCAAAAACATGTGCTTGATATCTGGGTCAAATTCAAACAATGTTGAAGAGATAGAGAGTTTCTCAAAATGGATTTTACAAGTTGGAGATGGTAAGGTATCTGAACCAAATGATGGATATGCTGAAATTACTATTCCAAATGACTTTCTTTTAGCAGATTTCTTCGACCCAATTGAGACTATTGTTAAAAGTACCTACCCAAACCTCATTGAAAATCTCACCAATCCTGAATTTCTCCAAAGTAGAGCTATTTTAGCGTCTACATTAGAGGTTGTGGACGAAATCAACGATTACATTACTAATCTACTTCCAG GTGATGAAAAGGAGTATTTAAGTAGTGATTCTATTGATAGATCTGAAGCTAATGACAATGAGGCTTTTGAGCATTTGACTCCATAA